In Pyxicephalus adspersus chromosome 12, UCB_Pads_2.0, whole genome shotgun sequence, a genomic segment contains:
- the TMEM79 gene encoding transmembrane protein 79 yields the protein MDTGQKHLIQLDSSQDGAKVGLLATSEQKKKLSSVGFYELDVLQTPKNNDTTEDTKSVDVDNKDNLSDRKDTDSGYMDKVEEKVTKNDTTPDYLDKAEENSHNHEDQSLNYFDQNLPNSSQHCTIHKGICCPCKECVENFKNKCEEVQNPTNDDDPKNDEFLPCDDRASVNSNRSRSDSEKSRHSKSSEEECMGNRYHDTQVTLPYPDNTRPPECITRLSNAGLYEPNEELAVKGNKEEEDKLSQVVSTAFFVQHPEEIPTQQKKVQLELVEKVDIEKGDAECEPLIRSIRRTAHEEPLDPRICQCNRGCLKIVGSFVTSMIIFPAFLYGAYAWLPFDAPLMPDIPTRLVYTLRCASFASFPIVLGKLATYLHQDHLKFIPLLTCLFTLSQLIYWLSFAVSRSFRGFGYGLTFLPLIAMMISNLYFMFLVEPEKMVFLGSKNVPQN from the exons ATGGATACAGGCCAAAAACACCTCATTCAACTGGACTCTTCCCAAGATGGAGCAAAGGTTGGTTTATTGGCCACCTCGGAGCAAAAGAAGAAGTTGAGTTCTGTTGGCTTCTATGAACTGGATGTTCTTCAAACCCCAAAGAACAATGATACCACAGAGGACACAAAGTCGGTGGATGTAGACAACAAAGACAACCTTTCCGATAGGAAGGACACAGATTCTGGGTATATGGATAAAGTGGAAGAGAAGGTGACTAAAAACGATACAACACCTGATTATCTAGATAAAGCGGAAGAGAACTCTCACAACCATGAAGACCAAAGCCTCAACTACTTTGACCAGAACTTGCCCAATTCATCCCAACATTGCACTATACATAAAGGAATATGTTGCCCTTGTAAAGAGTGTGTggaaaatttcaaaaacaaatgcgAGGAGGTTCAAAACCCAACCAATGATGATGACCCAAAGAACGATGAGTTCTTGCCTTGTGACGACAGGGCTTCAGTCAACTCCAACCGAAGTAGAAGTGATTCGGAAAAGTCAAGACACTCCAAGTCCTCGGAGGAAGAATGTATGGGAAATCGGTACCATGACACCCAAGTAACTTTACCTTATCCGGACAACACCCGACCACCGGAATGCATCACAAGACTCAGCAACGCTGGTCTGTATGAACCTAACGAAGAACTGGCAGTCAAGGGCAACAAAGAGGAAGAAGACAAATTATCACAGGTGGTCAGTACCGCTTTCTTTGTACAACATCCAGAAGAAATTCCAACACAGCAGAAGAAGGTCCAATTGGAACTGGTGGAAAAGGTAGACATCGAAAAAGGGGATGCAGAATGTGAGCCATTGATTCGTAGCATTCGCAGAACTGCACATGAGGAGCCCCTGGATCCAAGGATCTGTCAGTGTAACAGGGGCTGCTTGAAGATTGTAGGCTCCTTTGTCACCTCCATGATTATATTTCCAGCTTTTCTATATGGGGCGTACGCTTGGCTGCCTTTTGATGCCCCGCTGATGCCGGACATACCCACTCGGCTCGTTTACACTTTGAGATGTGCATCCTTTGCCTCATTTCCCATCGTTCTTGGTAA GTTGGCCACCTACCTGCACCAAGACCACCTGAAGTTTATCCCGCTCCTCACCTGCCTCTTCACCCTCTCACA GCTTATCTACTGGTTGTCCTTTGCTGTCAGTCGATCATTCCGCGGTTTTGGTTACGGCTTGACATTCCTCCCTCTCATCGCTATGATGATCAGCAACCTTTACTTCATGTTTTTGGTGGAGCCTGAGAAGATGGTTTTTCTGGGGAGCAAAAATGTGCCCCAAAATTAG